Genomic segment of Iocasia fonsfrigidae:
CATACCTACAGCTACATCCATTAAATAATCCACTGTTAGCTTTGGTACGACAAGCTCCTCTAAAGTCTGATATTTTTTTCCGTCAGAGGTACTTAGCCAAGTAGCAGCCGGTATTCTTACATCCTCAGACCGCTCATTAATAATTTTAACTATACCTGATGATTTTGTCTCCCCAAGAAGTCTAATTCCAGTAGTTTTTACTTCATCTTCCCCAGTAATCTCTACCTCAGTCTGGTGGATAGGTAGTCTTTTACTATCCCAGTCAATCCTGGTAAGGCTGGTAGAGCCGGCAATATTAAATTGATAGTTCATCTCTTTTACTACTGGTCTTATTTCAATTATTACAGTAGGATATAGAAAATAAAAATAGGCCATAACTAGGATCAGCAAACAAAGAAAAACACCCATTAAAGCTGAAAAAACATTTCCCCTCTTTTCCTTTCCTAAACTGTCATCATTATCATCAAAGTTTTGTTCTTTTCCTGCGGCTTCTGCCTGAAAGGGAATATTTCTTTCCAGAGCATTGAGGTCAGGATAGATTACAAAATTAGAGCTAATTACCTTATCAGCTAAAACAGGGTCTGGATTGATAAAAATAATTTCTTTTTTATACCTATCAGCATATTTTTTAATTAATTTTAAATTAACTGTACTATTTAAAATTAATAAACCATTACGTATCACAAGTGCAAGTTTATCAACAGGGGTAGTCCTGATTAATTCTATTAAGTCCCTAACTCCTTCTTCTTCATCTATATAAAAAACCCTATAGCCCCTTACTTTCAAGATAAACCATCCCTTCATAATTATCTAGTTTAGCTCCATATAAGGCAAGAGAACGCGGAGTTGTATGTTCAACACCTGTCAGGAGTCTATTATTATCAGATATTTTAGCAATATTCTGTCCGTTTAGCAGTTTTATAAGCGGTTTTTGAATAAAGGGGAGACATTCCTGTAGATTTAATATACTAAAACCCTCTATCAATCCCTTTAAACCACTACCCCCACCACAGAAATAAATATTAGCAGGTAGCGGCTCCCCGGCTGCTAATTCGTGTAGTGAAAACTCAATACCCTGATATAATATCTGTAAATCCCCTTTTATTAATTTGTCTACCTGTTTATAATAATTACTTAGCTTTCGTTTGGAATAACTTAATTTAATAGCTTCTGCCTCTTGCAGTGAAACATGTAGATTCCTGGCCAGAGTACGGGTAAAAGCACGCCCCCCCATAGCAAACATCTTTGTCCCCTCTACACCACCATTTCTGAGCAATGCAAGATCAGTTGTTCCTCCACCAATATCAATTATTATGGCCCCAAACTCATATGACTCATTATTCATAATACCCTGAGCTACTGCATAAGGTTCTGCCACAGTACCTACAAGTTTGCAATTTAATTCCCTGGCAATAGTCCGAATAGCACCAAGCTGAACCAGCGGTGCAAAGGTATAAAAAACCACAAGATTAAGATTATTACCCTGAAATTGATAAGGATTATTTACCCGGTATCCATCTATCTTAACCTCAACCAGGGAGTAGTGTATCAATTCAAGTTTAATATCACTTACTCCTGTTTCCTCTGCTGCCTTTTTAAGGGCTTGCTGGTAAGCCTTTTCCCGGCCCCTCTCAATCAACTCATTTAATTCCTTGTAATTTATTTTTTTATCTGAATTACTGCGAGCTTGTTTAACAGAAATCAACACTCCTTTGACAAATTCACCAGCAATACCACTAACCATTTCCCTGGGTCGGTATGGTGTGTAGTTTTCAGCCCCTTTGACCGCTTTTCTGGCTGTTTTAACTACACCAACTATATTTGTAATTGCCCCTCCATCCATATTACCATAATCCTGTTTAACCCTGCTGAAACCTAAAATATTTTTCTCATCATTATTATACTCAATAATAGCTGCCTTTAAATATTCTGTACCTATGTCAAGAATCAAACGATGTGAAAAATAACTCTTCTTCTTTTTGGCTAGTATAGAATTTAATATACCCATTTTCTCACCCTCCATGATATATTATTACCATGTTTCTCCTATATTATTACCAATATAAGGATAATTATTTATATAAATATAATAGTGTTAACATGGGAAAAAAAAGTATTGTTGCAGAAGCAACTACACCGGAATCATTTACCAAAATAGTAACTATACTACCGGCAAGCCCGCCGAAGAAACCTGCTTTAAGATAAGGTCTTTTTATAAAGAGATCTTTTAATCTAGGACCAGGTTTTTTGAAAACAAATAAGAGATAAATAATAAAAGCAAATATTACCCTGGTCCAGATTGTCCATCTTAATAATTTGAGATTCATACTTAATTTTCGTTTTATCACTAATAATATATACTGCCAGTCCCCCTGAATTATTCTAAAAACCGCCTGGCCAATATGACTCCTTATTCTCAAAAAGCCACTATAATCCAGATAAATAATTAGCAGAAATACTATTAAAGACAGCAGTATAATCCTAAAAACATTTTTTTTACCACTCAGGTAATAATATGTTATTCCTCCTGCCAAAAGAAAGGTAACCATCCCACCAAAATTTGCTCCCAGGGTTGGAGATCCGATTAGATAAACTATTGACAAAAATATAGGCACAGCAGCTGGTATTAAATATTTTTCTATCCCATTCTTATAATCCCTGATTATTTCTATTAAGCCAGTAAAAGAGATCAAAAAACCCCCAATAAATATTCCCATATATTCATTACCAATTCCATAAAAGCGAGCACCAATTATTGAAGAATACCCCAGTAATGAATCAGCCATTAAAGAATAATCATGAAAAAGGTCATAACCTATAGTAAGTATTGTAAGCAGAGCAATAAACACTACTCTATATAAATAATGCCGTATTAAACCTTCCACGACTATTAACTCAACTAAGGTTAAAAATAG
This window contains:
- a CDS encoding baseplate J/gp47 family protein, whose amino-acid sequence is MKVRGYRVFYIDEEEGVRDLIELIRTTPVDKLALVIRNGLLILNSTVNLKLIKKYADRYKKEIIFINPDPVLADKVISSNFVIYPDLNALERNIPFQAEAAGKEQNFDDNDDSLGKEKRGNVFSALMGVFLCLLILVMAYFYFLYPTVIIEIRPVVKEMNYQFNIAGSTSLTRIDWDSKRLPIHQTEVEITGEDEVKTTGIRLLGETKSSGIVKIINERSEDVRIPAATWLSTSDGKKYQTLEELVVPKLTVDYLMDVAVGMKAGMGEVRIEALEKGSTANVGIGRINTFVHKLEDIHVINPEPTSGGRDKRIPFVTENDLASLKSSIKEELESKLVTRMYKKLGGNYYIIEEGLSYSKPEINFNHQVGDEADTLKATASLTASGYLIRNNELDRLATRIIQDKLDNNMQLMSSGVNITELKLEDAGQGMYNITMGLLAPVIPAIDTDDLADSLLGMDIAAARDFLKGYSNINDFNIKTEQSKLPRLGFAIKVVVMEPDSLAVFGLQ
- a CDS encoding cell division FtsA domain-containing protein, with translation MGILNSILAKKKKSYFSHRLILDIGTEYLKAAIIEYNNDEKNILGFSRVKQDYGNMDGGAITNIVGVVKTARKAVKGAENYTPYRPREMVSGIAGEFVKGVLISVKQARSNSDKKINYKELNELIERGREKAYQQALKKAAEETGVSDIKLELIHYSLVEVKIDGYRVNNPYQFQGNNLNLVVFYTFAPLVQLGAIRTIARELNCKLVGTVAEPYAVAQGIMNNESYEFGAIIIDIGGGTTDLALLRNGGVEGTKMFAMGGRAFTRTLARNLHVSLQEAEAIKLSYSKRKLSNYYKQVDKLIKGDLQILYQGIEFSLHELAAGEPLPANIYFCGGGSGLKGLIEGFSILNLQECLPFIQKPLIKLLNGQNIAKISDNNRLLTGVEHTTPRSLALYGAKLDNYEGMVYLESKGL